Sequence from the Equus quagga isolate Etosha38 chromosome 15, UCLA_HA_Equagga_1.0, whole genome shotgun sequence genome:
CACTCGGCCTGCTTGCTCTTGCGCACCACCCGCTCGGCCAGCGCCGGGTTGCGGTCGATGCTGCGGAAGAGGCGGCGCAGCGCGCGCTCGGTGTAGGTCGCCGCCTGCCTCTCGAAGTCCTCCTCGGAGATGAGCTGGCAGAAGTTCACGCTCTGGGGGAACTCGCTGTCGAACTCGTCCAGGACCTCCATCTGAGAGGAGCTGCCTGCAGGCGGAGCCACGTCGGGCGGGGCCACCCGGGGTCGGGGCGCGCCGCCCCCACCCGCCCCGGGCCGGGGCACAGGCGCCGCTCCCGAGTGCCCGGGTTCAGGTCACCCCGGGCCGCCGGGACGTACCTGCTCGCCGCCCCACCGCCACTGCGCCGCCGCTGGCTCCCTCCGCCGCCCGACCGCTCCAGCCAATCCCCCCAGAGGCCGTGGGCGGGGCCCATCCCCGGGAGACGGCCACACGTGACAATGCCCCTCTCCCCCGCTCTGGGCATGCGCTCTCGCGCCTTCGACGGGGCGAACGCTGCTGCGCTGGACAGAGGCAGGAGTTTGCTGGGATCTAGCAGGACTTTGATGAGGTGCTGGCCAATGGCCACGCCAGGAACATGGTCCACACCCTGATTCTTCCAACTTCTTCAAAGCCTTCATCCCTCGGCTAGCCCAGAGGCTAGTCTCCTCCCTCTCCCGGCTGCTCCCCCTCTTCACGGTCTGTAGACAACACCGCAAGGACTTCGGTCTGCCCCTAACTGCTCTATCCCCGGACTTTtcaccctcttcctctcctgacTTACTCTCTAGCATCTAGCACCACCCCTCTCCAgcttctgtcctctcctccccttcatAACCGCTTCTTTGCTCCATACTGGAGGTGGCCTCTTGACTGgcatctccagcccctccttACCCGTTTCAAAAGGTCCTCCTCTCTTCACCATAACATCTTGGTCAATCTTACCGCCTTCTTGGTCCCCACCCAGAGGTGACTTAACTAATGCTAACCTGCGTCTCAGGCTCAGACCTCAcctgagctccagacccacaTCTAAGTGTCCGAAAGCGACGTTTCTTGGGCATTTCATGCTGAACACATCCAGACTGGCACACAACTtctttcctcccaccccaaacCTGCTTCTTTTCCCTATCTCCTACTTGGTCAGCACTGACATCACCACTCGCCCCTGCCACTAATGAAGGGGGTACACGCTGGACTGCTTCCTCCTGTCCctacatccccccccccccccccctgagATCCATGGAGCATTCCTGAGAAGTCTAAGGAGATTTTTCACTTCCCGCCGCCAAATCACCAGCCCCCTAGGCTCAGCTCTCTCCAACACAGGAGGTGGCTCCCACTTCCTCCTGCTTTGAGGTCAGAGAGCAAGGTGGAGACAACCAAGGAGGAAGAAGTCCGGCCTGTGTGTTTGCCTAGGGGTGCAGGCAGACAGGTACACCTGGATTCAGATCTCCATTCCACTTTCTGACCCCATGTGACTTACAAAATGAGgcttgactttaaaatatttagtatgtgCTTTTTTATAGACAGGACAAGCACCCTCTGAGGAGTCAAGCAGACTCTTGATTCACCCCTCCCCCATCATGGTATGCTAATAATACTTCACACTTTATGCATctacttgtattttttaaaagtgttttgggTCCCTCCTCTGTGTAGGATACTGCCAAGAGTAAAAGAAAAGGacgtggtctctgccctcaggggctCCCAGTCTAATGAGGACTCCAGCCACAAAGAGAAAATTGCAACCTGGCAGCCTTTGCTGGAGGGATACCGGATGACGTGGAGCCCAGGAAAGGCTCCCCCCAGGAGGGAACATTCGAGCAGAGCCCTGAGTTAACAAGCCTCCCCCAGCAAGGGCAGGAGACAGCTGCAAGGGGGTCTCCAGCCAGTGGGTACAGAATCTGCACAGAAGTAAGGGTGGCCGCTTCTAGCCATGGCACCTGGAGCCCAGGAGAAGGGAGGACAGGCCTGAGTCAGGTGACCTTGGGATGGAGGAACTCAAGGGGCCAGGCCTAGGACTCAGATGAGCATGTGTctttatctctctccctccccatggATGCCAGGGCTTCTACCCCCAGGGTGGAGGTGAAGCTAGTGTCTTGATGTGGTCAACCCAGGGTGAGGGGTACTCCCAAACACCCATCTGGAGACCTGGGCCTCCTCTCAAAGAGACAGGCTTGAATAACTGTCACTGGTTTTGAACTGTGTCAGGTCCTGATGGTGGAGGTGGCCCTTCAAGCACACCTGGGGCCAGGCCTCTTGGCAGTTCACCTCCAGTATCCCCAACTCCACCTGCGAGGGTGGGCGTGCCAGGCACCACAGTGCCCCCTGCAGGCTCAGGGCAGCAGATCTCCCTGTAAGAGAACAAGCTGGCATGATTGGTGGGCATCACCTGCAGGCTCCGGATCCCAAGTCCATCCTCCCACCCCAGAAAGTACTGCACCTGCTGAGAACCCAGGAGAACATTCTCTCCAGAGCCTGGCCTTCCCCAAGCCTTCAAGATCGGCTGGATCCAGTTCACCTCCATATGGTCAAGGTTGAGCTGGGTCTGAGTCAGGCCCTGACAGACCCCCCATACAAAGTAGTGGGCCTCTATTTCTGCACGTGGCCCTGACCAAATCTGGAGTCCCCAGTCTTGCCTGAGGAGCTGGTGTACAAAGATCCTCTTCAAACCAGAGCTTTTCTGAATCCGGGGCCTCTGCCCCTACACCTGTCTAACCATGACCCAGATGGAGTGCTTGTGGGGCGATTCCCCAGCTCTGCACTCACCTGATCTTCCGACGGAGGGTCCAGCCCAGCTCCGCAACTGCCCCTCATCACTGGGAAGTGGACCGAGGCTGCAAAACTCCCTCCTCAGAAGTGCTGTGGGTGGGGGTCGGGCCTGACCGATGCCCTTTCATCATTGCACTGCTTCCAGCAGCCCACAGTAGTGCAACAGGGAAAGAGTGTCAGGCAGGCCTGCCAGCGCTTCTCCTCCAGTGGTCAGTTAGGGATCTGAGACCTGGAATGCAGGTCCACTGGGGCCTTTGCCTGGGGAAAGGGTGCCCTCTGACCtcagaggcccaggcctggccaggaTCTCAAGTTTCCATGGAGAAGGGAGTGAGCTGGGCAGGGGGGAGGGCAGGGTCTGCAAGCCtaaggggccaggcctggggaggggaaaggggagtaTGGGGAAGGGAGGTCCCCAAGGCTAGTCCCAGATGCTTTGACAATATCATTGCACTGCTTCTCAGAGGACAGTAGTGCAACATCGTCACAGCACCTGCGGCCAGCAGGAGGGACCCACCGTCCCCAATGCACGCAGGGCGGGAAGCTCAAACATGGGTGGGTGGGGCTAGGGGCCCTATCCTGGACACCAGGGCAGGGACGGGGATTTCAGCAGGCCTGCCGTCCTGGGGTCCTGAAGACGCCAGGGCACCTGGACCTTCCCCGGCACGCTCCAGATTGCGGTGAAAAGAACCCAGACTGAAGAGTATCTCCAACCCCGGAGTCGGAGCGGATAGGGGGAAGGGTGCGTACACACAAAGGAGAGTGCCCGCGCTCCACCGCAGTTCGAAGCCCACTCGCGCCCGGAGCGGGGGTAGGTGCAGCCCGCCGACCCTGCGCCTTCACCCGGCTCTGGGACAAGAAGGGTGGCCCCACTCCGGGACGACGCGCCCCTGCCGGCTCAGGCCCCCATCACTAGCTCCCGGCCCCCAACTTGGGCTCCGCGTTCTGTCCTAACAGACTCTCTGCCCAGTCGCCCAAAGCggagcagagaaaagggaagccttccCGCCCTTCTGGAGTCCCCTGCCCAGAAAGGGCGCCAGGGTCCGTCTGCGCCTCTCACAGTCCCGCCGGGCAGGGCCGCCTTGCCCGGGCCCCTTGCCGGGCCCCCTAACCCAGACCGTGCTACTCACGCGGCAGGACACCCCTTTCGTGCAGGGCTGCGGCAGGACGCGGAAGGCTAGTGGGAGAGAGGTCCTGGCGGTCGTGTGCCCCCGTCGTCCCCACCCGGACGACCCTGTACCTCGTGGCGCCCTCTCGCCCGCCTGCTCCATCTTTAACCTGCTGACAGTCGGCGGGGCCCAGCCCCGGCTCCTTAGCATAGCGCCGCGCTCATTGGCTGGCGCCGGCGCGGGGCTTCGCCTCCCGCACGCCTATTGGCTGAGACTGGAGCGATTTCAAAATAGCCTCCGGGCCCGGATTGGCCGGGCGCGGGCAGAGTCTCCGGCTCCGTGGTTTTAACAATGAGTTCTACAAACTTTCTCCCCATTCATAACTTATCAACAGCGACTTTGCCCGCCTTTTCTCAGCTTCAGTCTCTGCGAGGTTTCTAGGACAAGAGTGTCTGGAAGCCGAATGAGGGGCGCGGCCGGGGGTGCTGAGCCCACTGGGGAAGTGGCTGCGACCCTAGAAAAATGCCTGAACCCGCGGTCAAGCCGGCTGTGGAGGAGGACCGCAGACTGCTCCGTTTTCCAAGCAGAAATTGCTCCCCCTGTGCCTCCTGGACGAACGTTTGGGGGTGGTGGGCTTTCTGGCTAGGGTAGCCCCCTCCCTACCCAACCCCACCGCATTGCCCAGCTTGACCAGAGTGGATTTGCCTGAAGCCACCTGGGTTGGCCTGGGCGGCTGAGAGCTGTCTTGGAGCACGTGGAGCCCTGTGGATCTGTGGGAGGTACTGGGAAAGGGATGTCGGCTGGAGTCCCCGCGTGATTGCGATCCACTTTGCGGATAAGCATTCATTAAGTGCTTACCCTGGGCTGATCACCTGGAAGGATATACACTGCCCGACCCCCACATAGTTGCAACGCTTAGGCTGCTGTGCATCTGGACCCCCTCCTGTTTTATTCTCTCAGTCCAGTGGCTGAGAGCAAATTTTTTTGAGGCGGGCggagctgggtttgaatctttACAAACCTCGGCTGCCTCCTCTGCAAAATTAAGATGGTAATTGAACctgcttcatagggttgttgcCAGGAGCAAATGAGGTGCTGTGTAAATCCTTGGCCCAGCGCCTGGCACTTAGTGTTTGATAAATAgctctgctgctgctactgcaGTTTTAATTTTTGGTCTTTTCCCACATTCTGCCCAGAGCCATCTCACCTGCTCCCACAGCTTCGACCTTGATTTCCCAAGGATTCCTACATGCTGTGCACCGTTTGACTCTGCTCTTAATTAACACTCCtcactgatgtgtgtgtgtggttgtagGGAGATCATAGAGGCAGAAGTGGACTCTTACAGCCCGGAGCAGCCAGGGATGGACCAAAAGAGTACCCCCTTGGATTTGCAGAATGTAATCCACACTGTGGGTGCCCTGCCCACACCCCCTTGGCAATCACCTCTGCGGAAAAGATGTTCCCTGCCAGCACCTGTGGCTGTACTTGAGGGCTTAAGCTGGATGCAGAATAAAGCCCTCACGTACACTTCCCAATGTGCAGGGCAGGCGGGAAGTGCCACAGTCATTCCCCCCCAGCCCTCACCCGCAGCCTCAGCCAATGACGGAAGAATTTTGGTTGGATAATTACCCCCGACTCCACCCCCCTGCCCCACTTCCTTGTGCCTTCAGGTTTTGACCTGGATCCCAGAGCTCCCCGGTGGTATAATCTCCACTTGCCCACAGGGGTAACTCGCTCAATAATTCCACCTTCCCCAgctgccttcccttctcctcccgcAGCCCGACCCCTCTGCACCAGTGTTTTCTGGGAGCACCTCCCAACAATCTCCTTGCACTCCAATCCTGTCTCAGGGCAGGTGAGTGACGGGAGAGGAGTGTAGGCTTGTAGACAGTGCTCAAGAGGTTGGCAGGGGAGGCCTCAGGAAGGGATCTGTGTCTGAGCAGAGCAGCAGCTCCTGGAGGAGAAGGGTGAGGGGTAAGGGGCCCAGGGCCTCCACAGGACCCTCCTTCCCCTCAGGCCTCAAATTGGCTAGAGCTTTTCTCCCACCCCTGGAAGGTCAATTGATTTCTCAACTGTAAGGTGCTCTGTCCACACTCCTCCAGGCCCCTTGCGACCAGTTGTTACCCCCAGCCTCTCCTTGGACTCTTTCATTCTCATTCAGGAAAGTGGCACCCTCTCTAAGCCCCTCCTTCAACACAGCCCCACCGGGGCCTCGTTAGCAAGTCCAGGAAGCCTGTAATCCCCATTATGACCTCTAGAGGGCACCCACACACCAGTGAAACTAACAACTACCTTCCTTTATTAGGACCCTCCTATTTATTGCTcctgtttttaaattgtaataCTTTGCCTGCCCAAATTGTGCCTTTTCTTCCAAGAAGCCTGCTCATATCTCTGCAGGTAGCAGTTCTCTGCGGTTACCTTCCCCTGCcatcttttgaaattttgttatCTCCTTGGGACCTTGGAAGGTTGTAGTGGGGGCCTGAGATGCCACATGCCTGGGCAGGCTGGGGTGCCATCTGCACCAAGAGTGAGGGAATCTGTGATGCTAATTTCTAGGAGATGGGCAGAGTCCCGGCCTGATGTTTGCTCAGAGACAAGTGTCAAGACTATTGCAATTGTTAGGGGAGGGGTGCCAGGAGAATGGGGGCGGGGGAGACTCACCTCAAGGGATGAGGGACAAGGGAGCTTGTGCCCCATCCCTGTTGGCAAGAAGTGGGGCTCCCACTCATCCTTCTGAGGCCCTGACCCTGGCCCTAGCCCTTAACAGGAAGGTTCATGGAGCTCAGGGACTGGGAACTGGAGTCACTTGCCATCAGATCATCAAAGGCTGGACAGTGGGGCTGTGATGGTCCGGAGCAGTGTTGGAGTGCATGGAAGAGCATCAAAAACCTTTGGACGGGTTCAGCTGTCTGGCTGTGCTAGAGACAGAGGTTTTGCACTGAGGAAAACATGGTGAACTGGGCCAGGGAGGGTGGGCACCTCCTGGTCACCCCCAAGCTTGCAACAAAACACAATCACAGAGCAACATTCTTTAATCAACAAAGGCACTTAAAAATCCCTACAAACCCAAAGTCCCCACCAAGAGTGGCCCTGTAGACACCACACCCTGCCcctccattcacccatccatggCACTCAGAGTTCATCGTGGCCTGCAGAGGGATCCACACTGGGCTTGATAAAGATGCCTTCCATGGCCTTCCACGTATTGTGCGTATTGGCACTGGGCATGCCGTGTACCTCGTACTGCCCACGGATGGGGTTCCCATACTGCTCGCCGGTGACTGACAGGAACACAGAGGTGCCCACGTGCTGGAAGCGCACGGCGGCCTCTCGCTCCCAGTGTTGCCCTGAGCAGCGCACCGTCCACAGGTCCAGGTCGTCGCCCTCGCCACCTTCCCCAAAGGCACTCACCTCCTAGAAGTGCAAGGGGCGAGAGGACAGTGGTCACCACAGAGTGCACAATGAGTCCCCTGTGGTCACTTGCCGGGCAGCAGCACTCATGCCCAGGGCACTGGGCCTTGGGTCATTCCCtacacctctctgagcctcagcttccacaGCTGCAAAATAGGACATCacacctcccacctccagcaCCCTTTAGGCCTTCCCCAACACAGGCTCTTTAATACATGCACAGCCCACCCTCTCCGTCTGAGCGGTGACCACTGGCCGTTGTGGAGCTAAggcctcctcctctctgttctccctgcCCTGACCCCTCAGACTCTGGCTCAGCATAAAGTCCAACCCCTCAGGCTGACAGTCAAGGTCTCTATTTATCTCATACTTTTTCTGCTGACAACCCCCCCAAAGCATCCTCTGTtccaccccactccctccctgctAGCACCCCCTACACATCCTTCCACTCCTCCCCTTCCTGGTCCAGTTTCAGTGAACTCCACTCACAAGCTCTTCCCCAGGCCTGGAAAGACACTGTCTTCTCTGTGGCCTGGAGGACTCCTACTCACCCTTCCAGACCCAGCCTGAATTCCTCCACTCCATTCCCCACCCCAAAGGCCATGTGGATCCCCCTCCTGGGTCCAACTGGCCCCCCAGGAGTAGAGCTATCCAGCCAGATCGctcttccttgtctgtctcctccctggGCTGAGAGCTCCTGCGGGCAGGACCCTGGCCGAGTCACCTCTGTGTCCCTAGAGGAGGCGCTCAGTAAACGTTTCGGAATTGAAATTTCCGTTTCACAGAGGAAGCTGATGCTCAGAGCAGGTGGGAAGAGTCAAGGCTCCGTCCCTGGTCCTCATACACGCACCAGGAGCCTCTCCTAGGGCTGGTGGAGGGGGTCTCACCTGGTTGTTAGACAGCGGCGACGGGAAGTGGTGCGTGTGCAGGTTCTTGCCGGTTAGCACGTGCGTGAGCCGCACGGCCTGACCGCAGCGCACCGGGGACCCGCGCGGGCACCCGCCCTCCGAGCCGCCGCGGATCCGCCAGTAGCTATTGGCGTCGTCAGATGCCTCCACGCCGGTCACCGACTGTTGGCCGCTGCCTGAGGGGCGACACCCCATCCCATCCCGGGGTCGCCGTCAATCTCGGAACTCCGAACGCTCGGCCAGGACACCATAAACTTTCCCGGACAACCTCAACCCTGGGACCCCAACGGCTCACCCCCAGACCCCACCTCTGGCCCCCGGCTGAACTCCAAATCCCTTGGCCTGAAGCTCCCGGACGACTCTCCTGGCCCCCAATATCCCGAGGACCCCCTCAAACCCCCAGTCCTTGTCCCCCTCGGTCTTCCAACAACCCAGCCCCCTGGCCCGGTTTCCTGATGACCCCCAGACCCCTAGTCCGCAGACCCTTCGGCCCGACCACCCCGCCTCCAAAATCCCAGCACCGGGCCCCACGCACCAGATCCGTATTTGATGTCGTGCGAGTGCAGCCGCACCCTGTGCTGTGTGTTGAACAACTTCAGCACCGACCCGCAGGTCACGGGCCCCGCGCCGGCCTTCGAGGCACCGCTGACCGGCACCAAGAGCGCCAGCAGAAGTCCCAGCAACACCGGTCCGGCAGCTCGGCCGCAGCCCGCGCTCCACATCCCCCCGGCCCGGCTCCGGCAGCTCCGGCCCGTGGGCCGCTTCCGTCCTCGCCGCCGGCCAATCCGGCTCTGACAGAGCCCACCGCAGCAGCCAATCGCCGGCGCGCACGGCGTTCCGCCTGGACTGTCATTGGGTCGGCGTGGAGGGGACCCGCCCCAGCTTTCGAGAGcggcagtggggagggggcttggAGACACGAGGAGGGTTTTGATTGGTCCACGCTTGAGAGGCTTCACCAATGAATTCCAAGAGAAGGCAGGTGCGGCGCCAAACGGTGGGAGAGCTGCCGGCGAGCAGCCTTAGGTGGGGGCACCCTACCCAGCCGCCGCTGAGTCCCTGGACTCCCCGGCTCAGGGTCCGACGACCCTGCTGGCACGTGATCACGAagtcccccccttttttttttttttttttaagattttttatttttcctttttctccccaaagcctcctggtccatctagtccttctagttgtggtatgtgggatgccgcctcagcgtggcctgatgagcgatgccatgtccgcgcccaggattcgaaccggggaaaccctgggccgccgaagcagagcgcacgaacttaacccctcggccacggggctggccccgacgAAGTCCCCTTAATCCTGGATGCCTGGGCCCTCAAACATGCCTCTCCCTCGGACCCTGGGTCCGAAGCTACTGGGTCTCGAGGTTGCTCGACCACTAGATTTTGCG
This genomic interval carries:
- the SDF2L1 gene encoding stromal cell-derived factor 2-like protein 1 produces the protein MWSAGCGRAAGPVLLGLLLALLVPVSGASKAGAGPVTCGSVLKLFNTQHRVRLHSHDIKYGSGSGQQSVTGVEASDDANSYWRIRGGSEGGCPRGSPVRCGQAVRLTHVLTGKNLHTHHFPSPLSNNQEVSAFGEGGEGDDLDLWTVRCSGQHWEREAAVRFQHVGTSVFLSVTGEQYGNPIRGQYEVHGMPSANTHNTWKAMEGIFIKPSVDPSAGHDEL